A portion of the Candidatus Methanoperedens sp. genome contains these proteins:
- a CDS encoding 50S ribosomal protein L18e produces MKNNYKTNGRLLDLISGLKEQSRNKQVPLWRDIAIRLERPTREATEVNLSRINRYTKEKDLILVPGKVLGAGELNHQLTVAAVSFSEGARSKIIEAGGSCLSIEELMNKNPEGSRVRIIG; encoded by the coding sequence ATGAAAAATAATTACAAGACAAATGGAAGATTGTTAGACCTTATTTCAGGTCTGAAAGAACAATCCAGGAACAAACAGGTTCCACTATGGCGTGACATTGCGATAAGGCTTGAACGCCCCACAAGAGAAGCTACTGAAGTCAATCTCAGCAGGATAAACAGGTACACAAAAGAAAAAGACCTGATACTCGTACCTGGCAAGGTCCTGGGTGCCGGAGAATTGAATCATCAATTAACTGTTGCAGCTGTAAGTTTCAGTGAAGGCGCAAGGAGCAAAATTATCGAAGCCGGTGGCTCATGCCTCTCAATAGAGGAACTGATGAACAAAAACCCGGAAGGCTCCAGGGTAAGAATAATCGGGTGA